In Nocardia sp. NBC_00403, one DNA window encodes the following:
- a CDS encoding non-ribosomal peptide synthetase yields the protein MSHTDGTNLSVLDRRKLLMQQRLRESGLAAADSAASPIPRVRAGERYPLSAGQRRMWFLQTRDAADTTLNICVSYRLTGALDEARLRAAVNGVVARHDILRTTYGVDAEGEPYQVFQETSEIDWQSHDLMDLPESGRERRIEVLARREFGRPFDLAAELPLRVTLAHTGTEEFVLVLVVHHICWDDDSWAVFFTELNAAYNGRESVSDTGRFVAVEVLDGPAEPAEADIDYWCSTLRPLPQPLELPGSAAAAPSKQAERRTRALPAELVARVDAFAREWSATPFMVLLAAFDVLIHRYTAAPDFLVSIPVTARRAAAERLIGYFGNTLLVRATVRPTDTFATFVDAVRETCLGGFAHQDVGIDRVVREANPERIAGRDGMDQLVRLGFSVRKSADGFALDGVTARALELGAPTAQVPLALAVVLDPTGALLEIEYQIDVLAEPLVDQLLAHYVQLLDSALAEPGRRLGDLDMLGAADRATILEQSRGELVAAPATTMVALLESAAEHRPDTLALVSDTAELTYAQLHRRANRLAHWLIDQGIGTEDIVGLRMSTSIEFIVALLGVMKAGAAYLPIDPAYPDDRIDYLVEDARPRLVLGRVELDAAESAAADLPDAAPTDADRLRPLLPGHLAYVIYTSGSTGKPKGVPVPHHAIAEHIEGFIAEWGMTEQDRLLQSSSVSFDASLLDIFVTLGLGARLIVPKPDAFRDIRYVADLITRRGVTVLHMVPSMLSTFLLLPEVSEWRALRHVPVGGEALPGEVADKFAGVFDAELRNHYGPTEAVVCSTHMSVEGPQGTGVVPIGIPNRNVCTYVLDDALQLVPAGVVGELYLGGAQLARGYLGRPALSAQRFVGDPFNPGERLYRSGDLVRRNVFGELEFVGRADEQVKVRGFRIELGEVDAAIATHPSVGHCVVIVAEDPAVGPVLAAYVVPATGESGSAEVDLEQVREHAVAVLPEYMVPSAFAVIPEIPLTVNGKLDKRALPAPTPAVARSYREPATATERRMCAIYAQLFTLERVGADDSFFELGGHSLLAARLVAKIRAEFGVELDVRVIFDTPAPAKLAARLVAQFRDEFGIDLDAMDSDELAETEPAPAAGPVSQRPPLTEALRPERIPLSYSQLAMWFQYRMEGASEVGNMPFVMRFDGPLDAPALAAAINDVVARHEALRTNFPEQDGVPYQLVHPVLEVPLRIVETTPDGLDAELARLRGYPFVLESEPLIRPTLLVLDPRTHVLSLLVHHIVSDHASLGIFLDDLIAAYRARSEGQAPQRAPLPIQFADYALWQRDAFDPGQTGAPSPFGRAELEHWRGVLAGLPDEISVAPDRPRPRVLGKRGEVAAFTLPAARRDGLEALAEQRGVSEFMVYQAVVATLLHKLGGGTDIALGTPVASRVEPATGAMFGLFANMLVLRNDLSGDPTLGDTIARSRDVVLDAHGHQELPIERLVEALNPARSRSRNPLFQSMIHFRGADWAPRPRELTVAGATTVSVLPVDFDISFLDLNLSLNVTADGGVDVRVVVNADLYDPATARLIADALAATLDAYATAPDRTVTELEVLPVADLERLLAPPVAAAEDPPRSATGGSAETEHTLIALLEELLDISDVDPDDNFFALGGDSVISIQWSARAAALGLALTPQLVFEYMTVAELAAAVDAAADQPAAASNSEAAAQQEHAPMSASGLDADALAALTASWQAQS from the coding sequence ATGTCGCACACCGATGGCACGAACCTCTCCGTGCTCGACCGCCGCAAGCTGCTCATGCAGCAGCGCCTGCGCGAAAGCGGGCTGGCCGCAGCGGATTCCGCCGCGAGCCCGATCCCGCGGGTCCGCGCAGGCGAGCGCTACCCGCTCTCCGCGGGCCAGCGCCGGATGTGGTTCCTGCAGACCAGGGACGCCGCGGACACCACCCTCAATATCTGCGTGTCCTACCGGCTGACCGGGGCGCTGGACGAGGCACGGCTGCGCGCCGCCGTCAACGGCGTGGTCGCCAGGCACGACATCCTGCGCACCACCTACGGTGTCGACGCCGAGGGCGAGCCGTACCAGGTGTTCCAGGAGACCTCGGAGATCGACTGGCAGTCACACGATCTGATGGATCTGCCCGAATCGGGCCGCGAGCGGCGGATCGAGGTGCTGGCCCGGCGCGAGTTCGGCAGGCCCTTCGACCTGGCTGCCGAATTGCCACTTCGGGTCACGCTGGCACATACCGGTACGGAGGAATTCGTGCTCGTGCTGGTCGTGCACCACATCTGCTGGGACGACGACTCCTGGGCGGTGTTCTTCACTGAGCTGAACGCGGCCTACAACGGGCGTGAGAGCGTGAGCGACACCGGTCGATTCGTCGCCGTCGAGGTGCTCGACGGTCCGGCCGAACCCGCCGAGGCCGATATCGACTACTGGTGTTCCACGCTGCGCCCGCTGCCCCAGCCGCTGGAGCTACCCGGCTCGGCTGCCGCCGCGCCGTCCAAGCAGGCCGAGCGCCGCACCCGCGCGCTGCCCGCCGAACTCGTCGCCCGGGTGGACGCATTCGCCCGCGAGTGGTCCGCGACCCCGTTCATGGTGCTGCTGGCCGCGTTCGACGTATTGATCCACCGATATACCGCCGCGCCGGATTTCCTGGTCTCCATCCCGGTCACCGCGCGCCGCGCCGCAGCCGAGCGCCTCATCGGCTACTTCGGCAACACCCTGCTGGTGCGTGCCACCGTACGTCCCACCGACACCTTCGCTACCTTCGTCGACGCGGTGCGCGAAACCTGCCTCGGTGGCTTCGCACACCAGGATGTCGGCATCGATCGCGTTGTCCGCGAGGCGAATCCGGAGCGGATTGCGGGCCGGGACGGCATGGATCAGCTGGTCCGCCTCGGGTTCAGCGTGCGTAAGAGCGCCGACGGATTCGCCCTGGACGGCGTTACCGCGCGGGCGCTGGAGCTCGGCGCGCCGACCGCGCAGGTGCCGCTGGCGCTGGCCGTGGTGCTCGATCCGACGGGCGCCCTGCTCGAAATCGAATACCAGATCGACGTGCTCGCCGAACCGCTCGTCGATCAACTACTCGCGCACTACGTTCAGCTGCTGGACAGCGCGCTGGCCGAACCTGGCCGGAGGCTGGGCGATCTCGATATGCTCGGCGCGGCCGATCGTGCCACCATCCTGGAGCAGTCGCGCGGAGAGCTGGTGGCCGCGCCTGCGACCACCATGGTCGCGCTGCTGGAATCCGCCGCGGAGCATCGGCCGGACACCCTCGCACTGGTCTCAGACACCGCCGAGCTGACCTACGCGCAGCTGCACCGGCGCGCGAACCGCTTGGCGCACTGGCTGATCGACCAGGGCATCGGCACCGAGGACATCGTCGGGCTGCGCATGAGCACCTCGATCGAATTCATCGTCGCGCTGCTCGGTGTCATGAAGGCGGGTGCGGCCTACCTTCCGATCGACCCCGCCTACCCGGACGACCGCATCGACTATCTGGTCGAGGACGCCCGGCCCCGACTGGTGCTCGGCCGGGTGGAGTTGGATGCCGCCGAGTCGGCCGCGGCCGACCTGCCGGACGCCGCACCCACCGATGCCGACCGGCTGCGGCCGCTGTTGCCAGGGCATCTCGCCTACGTCATCTACACCTCCGGCTCCACCGGTAAGCCCAAGGGTGTCCCGGTGCCGCACCACGCGATTGCCGAGCACATCGAAGGCTTCATCGCCGAATGGGGGATGACCGAGCAGGATCGGCTGCTGCAGTCGTCCTCGGTGAGTTTCGATGCCTCGCTGCTGGACATTTTCGTCACGCTGGGGCTGGGCGCGCGGCTGATCGTGCCGAAGCCGGACGCATTCCGCGACATTCGCTACGTCGCCGACCTGATCACGCGCCGCGGCGTCACCGTGCTGCACATGGTGCCGTCCATGCTGAGCACCTTCCTGCTGCTGCCGGAGGTGAGCGAATGGCGTGCGCTGCGCCATGTTCCGGTGGGTGGCGAGGCGCTGCCCGGCGAGGTGGCGGACAAGTTCGCCGGGGTCTTCGACGCGGAGTTGCGCAACCACTACGGCCCGACCGAGGCGGTGGTCTGCTCGACCCACATGTCGGTCGAGGGACCGCAGGGTACCGGCGTGGTGCCGATCGGCATCCCGAACCGCAATGTCTGCACCTACGTGCTGGACGACGCGCTGCAACTCGTGCCGGCCGGGGTGGTCGGTGAGCTGTACCTGGGCGGCGCCCAGCTGGCCCGCGGCTACCTCGGGCGTCCGGCGCTGAGCGCCCAGCGTTTCGTCGGTGATCCGTTCAACCCGGGGGAGCGGCTGTATCGCTCCGGAGATCTGGTGCGCCGCAATGTCTTCGGTGAGCTGGAGTTCGTCGGACGCGCCGACGAGCAGGTCAAGGTGCGCGGCTTCCGGATCGAGCTCGGCGAGGTCGATGCCGCAATCGCGACCCATCCCTCGGTCGGGCACTGCGTCGTGATCGTCGCCGAGGACCCCGCCGTCGGACCCGTGCTGGCCGCCTACGTGGTGCCCGCGACCGGTGAAAGCGGTTCCGCCGAAGTCGATCTGGAGCAGGTCCGGGAGCACGCGGTGGCGGTGCTGCCGGAGTACATGGTGCCCAGTGCTTTCGCGGTCATCCCGGAGATCCCGCTGACCGTCAACGGCAAGCTCGATAAGCGGGCGCTGCCCGCGCCGACCCCCGCCGTGGCGCGCAGCTACCGCGAGCCCGCGACGGCGACCGAGCGCCGAATGTGCGCGATCTACGCCCAGTTGTTTACGCTGGAGCGGGTCGGCGCCGACGACTCGTTCTTCGAACTCGGCGGTCACTCGCTGCTCGCGGCCCGGCTGGTCGCGAAGATCCGGGCCGAATTCGGCGTCGAGCTGGACGTGCGCGTCATCTTCGACACCCCGGCACCGGCCAAGCTCGCGGCCCGGCTGGTCGCCCAGTTCCGCGACGAGTTCGGCATCGACCTCGACGCGATGGACTCCGACGAACTCGCCGAGACCGAACCGGCGCCCGCCGCAGGGCCGGTGTCGCAGCGCCCGCCGCTCACCGAAGCCTTACGTCCCGAACGGATTCCGCTGTCCTACTCGCAGCTGGCCATGTGGTTCCAGTATCGGATGGAGGGCGCGAGCGAGGTCGGCAACATGCCGTTCGTGATGCGGTTCGACGGCCCGCTGGACGCGCCCGCGCTGGCTGCCGCGATCAACGACGTGGTGGCCCGGCACGAGGCACTGCGCACCAATTTCCCGGAGCAGGACGGTGTTCCGTACCAGCTCGTGCATCCGGTGCTGGAGGTGCCGCTGCGGATCGTAGAGACCACGCCGGACGGCCTTGACGCCGAGCTGGCGCGGCTGCGCGGCTACCCGTTCGTGCTCGAGTCCGAGCCGCTGATCCGCCCGACTCTGCTGGTGCTCGACCCGCGGACACATGTGCTGTCGCTGCTGGTGCACCACATCGTTTCCGACCACGCCTCCCTCGGCATCTTCCTGGACGATCTGATCGCGGCCTACCGGGCACGGTCCGAGGGGCAGGCGCCGCAGCGGGCGCCGCTGCCGATACAGTTCGCGGATTACGCACTGTGGCAACGGGATGCGTTCGACCCGGGCCAGACCGGCGCGCCGAGTCCGTTCGGCCGGGCCGAGCTGGAGCACTGGCGCGGTGTGCTCGCCGGGCTGCCCGACGAGATCTCGGTGGCGCCGGATCGGCCGCGCCCACGGGTGCTCGGCAAGCGTGGCGAGGTGGCGGCCTTCACCCTCCCCGCGGCCCGCCGCGACGGCCTCGAGGCGCTCGCCGAACAGCGCGGCGTCAGCGAATTCATGGTCTACCAGGCCGTGGTCGCGACCCTGCTGCACAAGCTCGGCGGCGGCACCGACATCGCGCTGGGCACCCCGGTCGCGTCCCGGGTCGAACCGGCCACCGGCGCCATGTTCGGGCTGTTCGCCAACATGCTCGTGCTGCGCAATGATCTGTCCGGGGATCCGACCCTCGGCGACACGATCGCACGCAGCCGCGATGTGGTGCTGGACGCCCACGGACACCAGGAGCTGCCCATCGAGCGACTGGTGGAAGCGCTCAACCCGGCGCGCTCGCGGTCCCGGAATCCGCTGTTCCAGAGCATGATCCACTTCCGAGGTGCGGACTGGGCGCCGCGTCCGCGCGAGCTCACCGTGGCGGGCGCGACGACGGTGTCGGTGCTGCCGGTCGACTTCGACATCTCGTTCCTCGACCTGAACCTGAGTCTGAATGTGACCGCCGACGGCGGCGTAGACGTGCGGGTCGTGGTCAACGCCGATCTCTACGATCCGGCGACCGCCCGGCTCATCGCCGACGCGCTGGCGGCGACCCTGGACGCGTACGCCACCGCACCGGATCGCACCGTAACCGAGCTCGAGGTGCTGCCGGTCGCCGACCTGGAACGGCTGCTGGCGCCACCGGTCGCGGCGGCCGAGGATCCTCCGCGCAGTGCCACCGGCGGCTCGGCGGAGACCGAGCACACGCTGATCGCACTGCTGGAGGAGCTCCTCGACATCTCCGATGTGGATCCCGACGACAATTTCTTCGCGCTCGGCGGCGACAGTGTGATCTCCATCCAGTGGTCGGCCCGCGCCGCCGCGTTGGGCCTGGCGCTTACCCCGCAGTTGGTCTTCGAATACATGACGGTGGCCGAGCTGGCCGCCGCGGTCGATGCGGCCGCGGATCAGCCTGCGGCCGCATCGAATTCGGAAGCCGCGGCACAGCAGGAGCACGCGCCGATGAGCGCGTCCGGCCTGGATGCCGACGCCCTGGCCGCGCTCACCGCCTCCTGGCAGGCGCAGTCGTGA
- a CDS encoding non-ribosomal peptide synthetase produces the protein MTAAPPQIEDILALSPLQEGLFSLSRMSGNGIDLYTMQFVVDIDGPLNVELLRRSAQAMLDRHPNLRAAFWDRDVPEPVQIVPAHAAMPWSERTARPTEFDAIAESERRRPFDLSRGPALRVVLLAVPGESMRRMILTVHHILMDGWAVAVFYTELLAVYQAGGSRDGLPNPRPYRDYIGWLGAQDTAATTAEWARYLGGLSGPLMIADGATAARGTVPEKTAVRLDAAETTRLQQWARGHGLTLNTVVQFAWTLLLGRLTDRRDIVFGTIISGRPEQLAGVEGMVGLFINTVPVVHHLDRTATVLEQCARLQRESAAMRDIGYLSLSAVQRAAGYGALFDTLFVFENAPIDDAIREVTAPDGARFRPIEMESLAHYPLTVVSHLSDGDLLVLIEAIPEALPHFSAAEIGEWMCAVLRQLPEIGDATPDGLDILTAAEHIEFRTAATAEAPNTATVWELFERQVLATPDAPALTTTAGERYTYAGLHAEACRLAAELTGHGVGPETVVALVLPRSAQSIIAILAVSGAGGAYVPVDISLPAARIESILRQARPVLALTVGSCRGQIIPALSALVLDDPAVAERISRREPVAPTVARHPEHCAYLIFTSGSTGEPKGVAGTNAAVTSYFADHRDRFYRPAVARLGRPLRIAHAWSLSFDASWQPMVGFLGGQALHLFDAEEMRDAHRLVEGIAERAVDMIDTTPSMLAQLTAAGLLERELPVLALGGEAIDTALWARLRALSGTAVYNCYGPTETTVEAVVAPVGDFATPTIGIPNAGMSGYVFDSMLRPVPHGVVGELYLSGPQLARGYIGKPAVTADRFVADPFRPGQRMYRTGDMVRRLTHGGFAYLGRADAQVKIRGYRIEIGEIETALRKLPGVDTAAVTVVRRAGGASLVGFVGCRADRDGETGRLRAALSERLPAYMVPARIVVLADLPVNANGKLDGHALDRLAEQALSGGATTSAMAATTDTERTLCEVFAELFDGQVSGIDDDFFALGVDSIVAISLVNKARRRGIVLRPRMVLAIPTIRELAAAVDTAAVVAGPVEGGDYGEVLPLPIVSWMYEHGNFRRFTQTALLQVPAGIDHAVTESVLQALLDGHDTLRSRLVDTPDGPRLVTREPGTVRAADLLTRVDLAGATDAEIDTAIADAARRVTDEIDPRTGDMVRAVWFTGVEQGDILLLAVHHLAVDVVSWHIMLGGAAEAWQAVESGAAPKTLPEFTSYRRWSRLMWQRATEPEVLAQRDYWGGQVREPDPALGTRHPAPAIDTWSSLRVTSAVTPVEITVRVLANLTKEEGVREFLLAALAMTLAAWRREREQDPASGALIALEGHGRADAVLGTDTANTLGWFTSVFPVRLGVGAAAIDVARAEADPNAARALLDSVTAHLSAIPQQGLDYGLLRYFNRTPELLTAAEPQVEFNYLGRVDLSGSTGQPWSLLTGPRNAALPLDPEPDLPLRYALDVIAAIGTTPDGPQLSTNWRWSDALFTAAEADRLTHLWQRGIAALAAALEH, from the coding sequence GTGACCGCCGCTCCGCCGCAAATCGAGGACATTCTGGCGCTCAGCCCGCTGCAGGAGGGATTGTTCTCACTGTCCCGGATGAGCGGGAACGGCATCGATCTCTACACCATGCAGTTCGTGGTGGACATCGACGGCCCGCTGAACGTCGAGCTGCTGCGCCGAAGCGCGCAGGCCATGCTGGACCGGCATCCAAACCTGCGCGCCGCGTTCTGGGATCGCGACGTGCCTGAGCCGGTGCAGATCGTGCCCGCGCACGCCGCGATGCCGTGGTCCGAAAGGACCGCGCGGCCCACCGAATTCGACGCGATCGCGGAGTCGGAGCGCCGCCGCCCCTTCGACCTGAGCCGGGGCCCGGCCCTGCGCGTCGTACTGCTCGCGGTGCCGGGCGAGTCGATGCGCCGGATGATTCTCACCGTGCATCACATCCTGATGGACGGCTGGGCGGTCGCGGTGTTCTACACCGAACTGCTCGCGGTCTACCAGGCGGGTGGTTCGCGGGACGGCCTGCCGAACCCGCGTCCGTACCGCGACTACATCGGCTGGCTCGGCGCGCAGGACACCGCGGCCACCACCGCCGAGTGGGCCCGGTACCTGGGCGGGCTCAGTGGTCCGCTGATGATCGCCGACGGCGCTACCGCCGCCCGGGGCACCGTGCCCGAGAAGACCGCAGTGCGCCTGGACGCGGCGGAGACCACACGCCTGCAGCAGTGGGCGCGCGGGCACGGGCTGACCTTGAACACCGTGGTTCAGTTCGCCTGGACCTTGCTGCTCGGCAGGCTCACCGACCGTCGCGACATCGTCTTCGGCACCATCATTTCCGGTCGGCCCGAGCAGCTTGCCGGGGTGGAGGGCATGGTCGGGCTATTCATCAACACGGTGCCGGTGGTCCACCATCTGGATCGCACGGCCACCGTGCTGGAGCAGTGCGCGCGGCTGCAGCGGGAATCGGCCGCCATGCGCGATATCGGCTATCTGAGCCTTTCGGCAGTGCAGCGTGCGGCCGGGTACGGAGCGCTGTTCGACACGCTCTTCGTCTTCGAGAACGCGCCCATCGACGATGCCATCCGCGAGGTCACCGCGCCCGATGGCGCACGCTTCCGGCCGATCGAGATGGAAAGCCTCGCGCACTATCCGCTGACGGTGGTGTCGCATTTGAGCGACGGCGATCTGCTTGTGCTGATCGAGGCCATTCCCGAAGCGCTGCCGCATTTCTCGGCCGCGGAAATCGGCGAGTGGATGTGCGCGGTGCTGCGGCAACTGCCCGAGATCGGCGATGCTACCCCGGACGGCCTGGATATCCTGACTGCGGCGGAGCACATCGAATTCCGAACGGCCGCAACGGCAGAAGCTCCGAACACGGCCACAGTGTGGGAGTTGTTCGAGCGGCAGGTCCTGGCCACGCCGGATGCACCGGCGCTGACCACCACCGCGGGGGAGCGCTACACCTACGCCGGTCTGCACGCCGAGGCCTGCAGATTGGCCGCGGAGCTGACCGGACACGGCGTCGGTCCGGAAACCGTAGTGGCTCTGGTGCTGCCGCGTTCTGCACAGTCGATCATCGCGATCCTCGCCGTGTCGGGTGCGGGCGGCGCCTACGTCCCGGTGGATATCTCGTTGCCCGCCGCTCGGATCGAATCCATTCTGCGCCAAGCGCGGCCGGTGCTTGCCCTCACCGTGGGCAGCTGCCGCGGGCAGATCATTCCCGCGCTGTCCGCACTGGTACTCGACGATCCCGCCGTAGCCGAACGCATTTCGCGACGCGAACCGGTCGCACCCACGGTGGCTCGACACCCGGAGCACTGCGCCTACCTGATCTTCACCTCTGGATCGACCGGTGAACCGAAGGGCGTAGCGGGCACGAACGCAGCGGTGACCAGCTATTTCGCCGATCACCGCGACCGTTTCTATCGTCCGGCCGTGGCCCGGCTCGGCCGCCCGCTGCGCATCGCGCACGCCTGGTCGCTGAGCTTCGACGCCTCCTGGCAGCCGATGGTGGGTTTCCTGGGAGGCCAGGCGCTGCACCTGTTCGACGCGGAGGAGATGCGTGATGCGCACCGCCTGGTCGAAGGCATCGCCGAGCGTGCCGTCGACATGATCGACACCACGCCCTCGATGCTCGCGCAGCTCACCGCGGCCGGGCTGCTCGAGCGCGAGTTGCCGGTGCTGGCGCTGGGTGGCGAGGCGATCGATACCGCGCTATGGGCGCGGCTGCGGGCGCTGTCGGGCACCGCTGTCTACAACTGTTACGGGCCGACGGAGACCACTGTCGAGGCCGTGGTCGCCCCGGTCGGAGATTTCGCGACGCCGACGATCGGCATCCCGAACGCCGGAATGTCCGGCTATGTCTTCGATTCCATGCTGCGGCCGGTACCGCACGGCGTGGTCGGTGAGTTGTACCTGTCCGGCCCGCAATTGGCGCGCGGCTACATCGGCAAACCCGCCGTCACCGCCGACCGTTTCGTGGCCGACCCGTTCCGGCCGGGACAGCGCATGTATCGCACCGGTGACATGGTGCGACGGCTCACGCACGGCGGTTTCGCCTACCTCGGACGCGCCGACGCTCAGGTGAAGATCCGCGGCTACCGCATAGAGATCGGCGAGATCGAGACCGCACTCCGTAAGCTGCCCGGCGTCGACACCGCCGCGGTCACCGTGGTGCGCCGCGCAGGTGGCGCGAGTCTCGTCGGATTCGTTGGCTGCCGGGCAGATCGCGACGGTGAAACCGGCAGATTGCGTGCCGCCCTCTCGGAACGCTTGCCCGCGTACATGGTTCCGGCCCGGATCGTAGTGCTCGCCGACCTGCCGGTGAACGCGAACGGCAAACTCGACGGCCACGCACTGGATCGATTGGCCGAGCAGGCGTTGTCCGGTGGTGCGACCACGAGCGCCATGGCCGCGACCACCGATACCGAGCGCACCCTGTGCGAGGTCTTCGCCGAGCTGTTCGACGGCCAGGTCTCGGGCATCGACGACGATTTCTTCGCGCTCGGCGTGGACAGCATTGTCGCCATCTCACTGGTGAACAAGGCCCGCAGGCGTGGCATCGTGCTGCGCCCGCGCATGGTGCTGGCCATCCCGACCATCCGCGAACTCGCTGCCGCGGTCGACACCGCGGCGGTCGTCGCCGGACCCGTCGAGGGCGGCGACTACGGCGAGGTGTTGCCGCTGCCCATCGTCTCCTGGATGTACGAGCACGGCAACTTCCGCCGCTTCACCCAGACCGCGCTGCTCCAGGTGCCCGCCGGAATAGACCATGCGGTAACCGAATCCGTGCTCCAGGCATTGCTCGACGGGCATGACACGCTGCGGTCCAGGCTGGTGGACACCCCGGACGGGCCGCGCCTGGTCACTCGCGAACCCGGCACCGTCCGCGCCGCCGATCTACTGACCAGGGTCGATCTGGCGGGTGCTACGGATGCCGAGATCGATACGGCCATAGCGGATGCTGCGCGCCGGGTGACCGACGAGATAGACCCGCGCACGGGCGACATGGTCCGGGCGGTCTGGTTCACCGGCGTAGAGCAGGGCGACATCCTATTGCTGGCGGTGCATCACCTGGCGGTCGATGTCGTTTCCTGGCACATCATGCTCGGCGGTGCTGCCGAGGCGTGGCAGGCGGTCGAATCCGGTGCCGCTCCGAAGACGTTGCCGGAGTTCACCTCTTACCGCCGCTGGTCGCGGCTGATGTGGCAGCGCGCCACGGAGCCGGAAGTGCTTGCCCAGCGTGACTATTGGGGCGGGCAGGTCCGAGAGCCGGATCCGGCGCTCGGCACCCGGCATCCGGCCCCGGCCATCGATACGTGGTCCTCACTGCGGGTTACCTCCGCGGTCACGCCGGTCGAGATCACCGTGCGCGTGCTCGCCAACCTGACCAAGGAGGAGGGCGTCCGCGAATTCCTGCTCGCCGCACTGGCCATGACACTGGCCGCGTGGCGGCGAGAACGCGAGCAGGATCCGGCCTCCGGAGCGCTCATCGCATTGGAGGGCCACGGTCGCGCCGACGCCGTCCTCGGCACCGACACCGCGAACACCCTCGGCTGGTTCACCAGCGTGTTCCCGGTCCGGCTCGGTGTGGGCGCGGCGGCGATCGATGTGGCCCGCGCCGAGGCGGATCCGAACGCCGCACGGGCGCTGTTGGATTCGGTGACCGCGCACCTCAGCGCGATTCCGCAGCAGGGCCTGGACTACGGCCTGCTCCGCTACTTCAACCGCACGCCGGAACTGTTGACGGCGGCCGAACCTCAGGTCGAGTTCAACTACCTGGGCCGGGTCGACCTCAGCGGCAGCACTGGCCAACCATGGTCGCTGCTTACCGGCCCGCGCAACGCGGCGCTCCCGCTCGACCCGGAGCCGGACCTGCCGCTGCGCTACGCCCTCGACGTCATCGCGGCCATCGGAACCACGCCGGACGGTCCGCAACTCAGCACCAACTGGCGCTGGAGCGATGCCCTGTTCACGGCCGCGGAGGCCGACCGCCTGACCCACCTCTGGCAGCGCGGCATCGCCGCACTGGCTGCCGCCCTCGAACACTGA
- a CDS encoding MAB_1171c family putative transporter, whose protein sequence is MSRPAPTWLVILGVAAVCGVAVARWILLHDTVANRLINRALAWLSIAMFIAQAGFACGAHAVAHLIFLAVCPLTLANLYGLARLFGGADPTIAEHRQWRYDLTAALAGCVVVLIGLPEDHPWPGFWLPAIVYWTIFNLPTVAAGIHLTRACLRELRIQRGVREVFAYGGLLTLGIGWFYAAALSLLQLGDRVAPVGPAAQWGVLSCGFGLLVATVTAVPLLNLGLVRLGLDRTGRDLRALHPLWRDLTDTVPEIALRSADTGQLEPSTRLYRMIVEIRDALLHLRQYAPPEIRHENASISDYARLLAHAANEKAGGAVPSGSAPAFGVFHVVGGDLSTDIGHLLALSREWRRASVAVRDHRVPSQ, encoded by the coding sequence ATGTCCAGGCCGGCGCCGACGTGGCTCGTGATCCTCGGGGTCGCAGCAGTCTGCGGAGTCGCCGTGGCGCGCTGGATACTCCTGCACGACACGGTGGCAAACCGACTGATCAACCGCGCGCTGGCCTGGCTGAGCATCGCCATGTTCATCGCCCAGGCCGGATTTGCGTGCGGCGCACACGCCGTGGCTCACCTGATCTTTCTGGCTGTCTGTCCGTTGACGCTGGCGAATCTGTACGGTCTCGCTCGACTGTTCGGCGGCGCCGACCCGACAATCGCCGAGCACCGGCAGTGGCGCTACGACCTCACCGCCGCGCTCGCGGGCTGCGTGGTCGTGTTGATCGGTCTGCCGGAGGACCACCCCTGGCCGGGCTTCTGGTTACCTGCGATCGTCTACTGGACAATCTTCAATCTGCCCACGGTCGCGGCAGGCATACACCTGACGCGAGCGTGCTTGCGGGAGTTACGCATCCAGCGCGGCGTGCGCGAGGTGTTCGCCTATGGCGGTCTGCTGACGCTCGGGATCGGCTGGTTCTATGCTGCGGCGCTGAGCCTGCTGCAACTCGGCGACCGGGTGGCACCTGTCGGTCCTGCGGCGCAATGGGGTGTGCTGTCCTGCGGATTCGGTCTCCTGGTTGCGACCGTGACGGCGGTACCGCTGTTGAATCTGGGCCTGGTACGGCTCGGCTTGGATCGCACCGGCCGGGACTTGCGTGCGCTGCACCCCCTGTGGCGCGACCTCACCGACACCGTGCCGGAGATAGCGCTGCGGTCCGCCGACACCGGACAGCTCGAGCCGAGCACTCGGCTGTACCGAATGATCGTCGAGATCCGAGACGCCCTGCTGCACCTGCGACAGTACGCACCGCCGGAAATCAGACACGAGAATGCGAGCATCTCGGACTATGCCCGGCTGCTCGCCCATGCAGCAAACGAGAAGGCCGGCGGTGCGGTGCCGAGCGGGTCCGCTCCCGCATTCGGTGTTTTCCACGTCGTCGGTGGCGATCTGTCCACCGACATCGGCCACCTTCTTGCCCTGTCGCGCGAGTGGCGGCGTGCGAGTGTGGCGGTCCGCGATCACCGGGTCCCGAGTCAGTGA
- a CDS encoding DUF6545 domain-containing protein: MLVEIQDALQHLRQYVPAGEPLERHIGAYATQMARAAFVKSSRGRASVGSVGAKRNLPDSRDVAAEFDHLVVLAREWPRVRSRAMVRCAASARVENRVTL; the protein is encoded by the coding sequence ATGCTCGTCGAAATCCAGGACGCACTCCAGCACCTGAGGCAATACGTCCCGGCGGGTGAGCCATTAGAACGGCACATCGGAGCGTATGCCACGCAGATGGCCCGCGCTGCGTTCGTCAAATCCTCGAGAGGCAGGGCGTCTGTGGGTTCGGTTGGCGCGAAACGTAATTTGCCGGACAGCCGGGATGTCGCTGCCGAGTTCGATCACCTGGTGGTGCTGGCACGGGAATGGCCCCGGGTCAGGTCACGGGCGATGGTGCGCTGTGCGGCGAGCGCGCGCGTCGAGAATAGGGTTACCTTATGA